In Prosthecochloris sp. GSB1, the following proteins share a genomic window:
- a CDS encoding NAD-dependent epimerase/dehydratase family protein, with the protein MGSTVLVTGATGFIGTLLVDYLKKRAYRVRVLLRPQSDSAKALAAGVEAVRGDYADPSSLRRAVEGAEMVFHLAGVTKSVDREGYYRGNVLPVRSLLEAAVSAGHGPGRFLFVSSLAAAGPARNPEPGVVEEDEPHPVSAYGRSKLEAERICRSFGERLPVTIVRPPAVYGPGDRDVFQFLKMISGGLMLAAGDGRTQRFSLIHGKDLVRGILMAALSPAAVGETYFLTSPEGYSWDRVAAVASEALGVKKVRQIRLPKQVILAAGFAGGFAGRLTGRPALLNPDKAAEMVQDYWVCSPRKAEADFGFTAAIALEEGIRDTIAWYREQGWL; encoded by the coding sequence ATGGGTTCAACCGTACTGGTGACCGGCGCGACGGGGTTCATAGGGACCCTGCTTGTCGACTACCTGAAGAAACGCGCATACCGTGTCCGGGTGCTTCTGCGGCCGCAAAGCGATTCCGCTAAGGCACTCGCCGCAGGCGTCGAGGCCGTGCGGGGCGACTATGCCGATCCATCGTCACTTCGCCGGGCGGTAGAAGGAGCGGAGATGGTCTTCCATCTCGCGGGAGTGACGAAGTCGGTCGACAGGGAGGGGTATTACCGCGGCAACGTGCTTCCGGTGCGGAGTCTTCTCGAAGCGGCTGTCTCCGCCGGCCACGGCCCCGGACGTTTTCTGTTCGTGTCTTCCCTCGCGGCGGCAGGTCCTGCGCGCAACCCCGAGCCCGGCGTCGTCGAGGAAGACGAGCCGCATCCTGTCAGCGCCTACGGTCGGAGCAAACTCGAGGCCGAGAGGATCTGCCGTTCCTTCGGGGAGCGGCTGCCGGTGACAATCGTCAGGCCGCCGGCGGTGTACGGTCCGGGGGACAGGGATGTCTTCCAGTTTCTGAAGATGATCTCCGGCGGCCTGATGCTCGCGGCCGGCGACGGCCGAACCCAGCGGTTCAGCCTGATTCACGGCAAGGACCTCGTTCGCGGCATACTCATGGCCGCGCTGTCTCCGGCGGCCGTCGGGGAAACTTATTTTCTTACGTCGCCCGAGGGGTATTCCTGGGACAGGGTGGCCGCCGTCGCCTCGGAAGCGCTCGGCGTGAAGAAGGTTCGGCAAATCCGTCTGCCGAAGCAGGTGATCCTGGCAGCCGGTTTCGCCGGCGGTTTTGCGGGCCGCCTGACCGGTCGCCCCGCCCTGCTCAATCCAGACAAGGCCGCCGAGATGGTGCAGGATTACTGGGTCTGTTCTCCCCGCAAGGCCGAGGCGGATTTCGGTTTCACGGCCGCTATCGCGCTCGAAGAAGGCATCAGGGACACTATCGCCTGGTACCGCGAGCAGGGGTGGCTGTGA
- a CDS encoding aminotransferase class I/II-fold pyridoxal phosphate-dependent enzyme: MGVYPFFHPIEETEGPVVSFSGRELIMAGSNNYLGLTSNERVKEASIDAIRKYGTSCSGSRYMTGTVNLHLELEDRLADFFEKERCLLFSTGYQTGQGVIPTLVQRGEYVICDKDNHASLVAASIMAVGQSAKFVRFAHNSMDDLERVLKTIPDEAGKLIVADGVFSVSGEIVDLPKLVELAKAYGARILLDDAHAVGVIGRGGRGTPSEFNLVEEVDLIMGTFSKTFGSLGGYVVGEHDVIDYIKHNASSLIFSASPTPASVAAVLASLEILKNEPELIEQLVLNTDYVRQGLSEAGFRLMPSRTAIVSVIIGDQMKTLQFWKRLFEAGVYVNAFIRPGVMPGHEALRTSFMATHEKEHLDKVITEFSTIGRELGLV, encoded by the coding sequence ATGGGCGTCTATCCGTTCTTCCACCCCATCGAGGAAACAGAAGGCCCCGTGGTTTCGTTTAGCGGCAGGGAACTGATCATGGCCGGATCGAACAACTATCTCGGGCTGACTTCCAACGAACGGGTCAAGGAGGCCTCGATCGACGCCATAAGAAAATACGGCACGAGCTGTTCCGGCTCGCGCTACATGACCGGCACGGTCAACCTCCACCTCGAACTCGAGGACCGGCTCGCCGATTTTTTCGAAAAGGAGCGCTGCCTGCTCTTCAGCACCGGATACCAGACAGGGCAGGGAGTGATCCCGACGCTCGTCCAGCGCGGCGAATACGTGATCTGCGACAAGGATAACCACGCAAGCCTCGTGGCGGCCTCGATCATGGCCGTCGGCCAGTCCGCCAAGTTCGTCCGTTTCGCCCATAACTCCATGGATGACCTCGAACGGGTCCTGAAAACCATACCCGACGAGGCCGGCAAGCTCATCGTCGCAGACGGAGTCTTCTCCGTTTCCGGAGAAATCGTCGACCTGCCGAAACTGGTGGAACTCGCGAAAGCATACGGAGCCCGCATCCTGCTCGACGACGCCCACGCCGTCGGCGTCATCGGCCGCGGCGGAAGGGGAACGCCGTCCGAGTTCAATCTCGTCGAGGAGGTCGATCTCATCATGGGCACCTTTTCCAAGACCTTCGGCTCGCTCGGGGGCTACGTTGTCGGCGAACACGATGTCATCGACTACATCAAGCACAACGCCTCGTCGCTCATCTTCAGCGCCTCGCCCACGCCCGCCAGCGTGGCGGCCGTGCTCGCCTCGCTGGAAATCCTCAAGAACGAACCGGAACTGATCGAACAGCTCGTCCTGAACACCGATTACGTCCGGCAGGGGCTGAGCGAAGCCGGTTTCAGGCTCATGCCTTCGCGCACGGCCATAGTCTCGGTCATCATCGGCGACCAGATGAAAACGCTCCAGTTCTGGAAAAGGCTTTTCGAAGCCGGCGTCTACGTCAACGCATTTATCCGCCCCGGCGTCATGCCCGGCCACGAAGCGCTCAGGACCAGCTTCATGGCGACGCACGAAAAAGAGCACCTCGACAAGGTAATCACCGAATTCAGCACGATCGGCAGGGAACTCGGCCTCGTCTGA
- a CDS encoding TonB-dependent receptor, with product MENRLSQALPPVRFFLAAFTLLILLMPLRADAADAGTVKGKITDKTDGEAVVGASVMLENTTLGAATDLDGNFTIQNVPAGSYSMRITAVGYAPLVRSVTIAAGQTVAMNPQLGQTTVMASEIVVGAALYEQDRLEVPVTVSVVSDQKIKEEPSASLDQVIEDVPGVNINRSAGYSTSTVQIRGSNTFQGGAIGTRVQGLYDGFPINTPETGEVVWTNVNMNAADKVEVMKGAAATLYGSGAMGGVVNVFGALPDKFQVKAGASGGFYDGTPDEDRSEYRDGFTPWLWNSYVGIGDKRGDLNYSLIYSHGENDGHKENSWSSLDDVKLKARYDIDSDQYIQLTSFYNETRGGYASTWPYAADIDFMFLQPAYPIPDPPYLEAAGVSADVAFNPMTEYAYDAADSVYADDTIKRKNALVGLNYVNLLSNDLSLDARLYYTHNKTRIDYNPTSETQVFGFDYTAYLENPIPSEDPIPIFPAFLTIYEREPGEFNETKSDRYGAGIKFDWRASDQHRLLFGLDGNIIDVQSTQYVADLQDPGELGDIREKNFAVFVQDEFKMTDRLTALLSVRYDWSGIDADEVTYLDYSVDPTDADAAPEVTEDIENSSVDAISPRIALNYKATDDMSFRASWGKSFRAPTLAERFVRDAGLFMGNPNPEIDKETMTAYEIGMFKQFSDKVSFDIAAYINDYDNLIESRNLNPDYWPIVFQYQNVAKARIWGIETSLNVKPTPDWNLNLAYAYMNAKDKSDEGSALAGAQNPDPEWLAYRPEHTASVSATWSATNRLTLNTSGRYVSEYKAVSSYPNPEGENYPGGFVVFNAGAKYRITDNLTGTFLCNNITNEQYEEAEWFRSPGRSFVLGFDFLY from the coding sequence ATGGAAAACAGGCTTTCCCAAGCACTCCCCCCTGTACGTTTTTTCCTTGCTGCCTTTACGCTTCTTATCCTGCTGATGCCACTCCGCGCTGATGCGGCAGACGCCGGAACCGTAAAGGGAAAAATTACCGACAAGACCGACGGCGAAGCCGTTGTCGGCGCGTCGGTCATGCTCGAAAACACAACGCTCGGTGCAGCAACCGACCTCGACGGCAACTTCACGATCCAGAACGTGCCCGCCGGCTCCTACAGCATGCGGATCACGGCCGTAGGCTACGCGCCGCTCGTAAGGAGCGTCACGATCGCGGCCGGACAGACCGTCGCCATGAATCCCCAGCTCGGCCAGACCACCGTCATGGCTTCGGAGATCGTCGTCGGCGCGGCGCTCTACGAACAGGACCGCCTCGAAGTGCCGGTCACGGTGTCCGTCGTTTCCGATCAGAAAATCAAGGAGGAACCCAGTGCGTCGCTCGACCAGGTGATCGAGGACGTCCCTGGCGTGAACATCAACCGTTCAGCGGGCTACAGCACCTCGACCGTCCAGATCCGCGGTTCGAACACCTTCCAGGGAGGAGCCATCGGTACCCGCGTGCAGGGTCTCTACGACGGCTTCCCGATCAACACGCCTGAAACCGGCGAGGTCGTCTGGACGAACGTCAACATGAACGCGGCCGACAAGGTGGAAGTCATGAAGGGCGCCGCGGCCACGCTCTATGGCTCCGGCGCGATGGGCGGCGTGGTGAACGTCTTCGGCGCACTGCCCGACAAGTTCCAGGTAAAAGCCGGCGCGAGCGGCGGCTTTTACGACGGCACGCCGGACGAAGACCGGAGCGAATATCGCGACGGCTTCACGCCCTGGCTCTGGAACAGCTACGTCGGCATCGGCGACAAGCGGGGCGACCTGAACTACAGCCTGATCTACTCGCATGGCGAAAACGACGGGCACAAGGAAAACTCCTGGTCGAGCCTCGACGACGTCAAGCTCAAAGCCCGCTACGACATCGATTCCGACCAGTACATCCAACTCACCTCGTTCTACAACGAGACCCGAGGCGGTTACGCAAGCACGTGGCCTTACGCTGCGGATATTGACTTCATGTTTCTACAACCAGCATATCCTATTCCTGACCCTCCTTATCTCGAAGCTGCTGGAGTTTCCGCAGACGTTGCTTTCAATCCCATGACAGAGTACGCATACGATGCCGCCGACTCGGTGTATGCGGACGACACCATCAAGAGGAAAAACGCTCTGGTCGGCCTGAACTACGTCAACCTCCTGAGCAACGATCTCAGTCTCGACGCGCGGCTGTACTACACGCATAACAAAACTCGCATCGACTACAATCCGACCAGTGAAACCCAGGTTTTCGGTTTTGATTACACAGCATACCTCGAAAACCCAATCCCCAGCGAAGACCCGATTCCTATTTTCCCTGCATTTCTTACCATCTATGAACGCGAACCGGGCGAGTTCAACGAAACGAAATCCGACCGTTACGGCGCGGGCATCAAGTTTGACTGGCGCGCCAGCGACCAGCACCGCCTGCTCTTCGGCCTCGACGGAAACATCATCGATGTCCAGTCGACCCAGTACGTAGCCGACCTGCAGGACCCCGGAGAACTCGGCGATATCAGGGAGAAAAACTTCGCGGTCTTCGTGCAGGACGAATTCAAGATGACCGACAGGCTGACGGCGCTGCTCTCGGTACGCTACGACTGGAGCGGCATCGACGCTGATGAGGTTACTTATCTGGACTACTCGGTTGACCCAACCGATGCCGATGCGGCACCTGAGGTCACTGAAGATATCGAGAACTCGTCGGTCGATGCCATCAGTCCCCGTATCGCCCTGAACTACAAGGCGACCGACGACATGAGCTTCCGCGCCTCCTGGGGCAAGAGCTTCCGTGCGCCGACCCTCGCCGAGCGGTTCGTGCGCGATGCGGGCCTTTTCATGGGCAACCCGAACCCGGAGATCGACAAGGAAACCATGACCGCTTATGAAATCGGCATGTTCAAGCAGTTCTCGGACAAGGTTTCGTTCGACATCGCGGCCTACATCAACGACTACGACAACCTGATCGAGTCGAGAAACCTCAACCCCGACTACTGGCCGATCGTTTTCCAGTATCAGAACGTGGCAAAGGCTCGCATCTGGGGTATCGAAACCAGCCTGAACGTCAAGCCGACGCCCGACTGGAACCTGAACCTCGCCTACGCCTACATGAACGCCAAGGACAAGAGCGATGAAGGCAGCGCACTGGCCGGGGCGCAGAACCCCGATCCGGAATGGCTGGCCTACCGTCCGGAACACACGGCTTCGGTGAGCGCCACGTGGAGCGCCACGAACCGCCTCACGCTCAACACTTCCGGCCGCTACGTCAGCGAATACAAGGCGGTAAGCTCGTACCCGAATCCCGAGGGAGAAAACTATCCCGGCGGCTTCGTCGTGTTCAACGCGGGTGCGAAGTACAGGATCACGGACAACCTGACCGGCACCTTCCTCTGCAACAACATCACGAACGAGCAGTACGAGGAAGCCGAATGGTTCCGTTCGCCGGGCCGCAGCTTCGTTCTCGGCTTCGATTTCCTTTATTGA